The Xiphophorus couchianus chromosome 14, X_couchianus-1.0, whole genome shotgun sequence genome includes a region encoding these proteins:
- the adgra3 gene encoding adhesion G protein-coupled receptor A3 isoform X2 — protein sequence MFSSLAQGMFDRLVSLKALEFQTPYLLCDCNLLWLLRWIKDRNVSVKNTKCSYPQSLQGQLITSLRPELLTCDAPLELPSFQLTPSQRQVVFQGDSLPFQCQASLVAEDMQVLWYQNGRMVKPDATQGIFIEKRIVQNCSLIASALTISNIQPGFTGNWECRVRTSRGNTTRAVHIVVLQSSAKYCAPERISNNKGEFRWPRTLAGIKAYLPCNLPTSSARSYSGILSEERQAWRHCSPEGLWTEGDYSQCQFQKEVTRGLYVINQMPLNETNVVIKAQSLLVYTIDAANLSDKMDIIFMAEMIEKLGEFVEKFKDLGEVMVNMASNLMLADERVLWMAQREAMACSRIIASLQKISAYRLSTAQAFSLTSPNIALEAHTVRVNDWNGMTCILFQRPSPERLPGHDRQLTFKCNTTSSFASGLYKSTIVEASLQLPRSLFSQAATPGQTDDNVYKLYLLGFRNGKFFPSTWNTSLLADGGRKRSVATPVIMAKMDGISLRSLKTPINITLRRFARGSDAVSARWNFSLAGDQGGWRSEGCRILENHDNFTTMSCNSLGNYGLLMDLNTVEQFSPTIQPLHPVIYATSVILLLCLFTIIISYIYYYRSVCVSRKFWHMLVNLCFHMALTCGTFVGGINQTRYASVCQAVGILLHYSTLATALWVGVTARNIYKQLTRKAKRYEELDEPPPPPRPMLRFYLIGGGIPIIVCGITAAANIKNYGSQRYSPYCWMAWEPSIGAFYGPAGFIVFVDCMYFLSILLQVHRHPERRYELKESSEEQQHLASAGSEVTPEGPSSLSQPLTVQLQPNEALSSVGSAPHAVPLSALENEHTFTAQLIGAVGALGLYSGLWVFGAMAVSQDHPFDMAFTCLFGLTALALGAFMMAHHCVNRQDMRRFWLQVYCSRRRVYSAQEEVLLPQTGVAVMVTAEKADGKSVKCSHSSADSSYTNRSAPTSIRNSGHGSKLTNLHAEAAQCKAASAPATANGTAVLDSSLTEHSLDNEIKMHVAPVEVQFRPLSNISNPAANGSTSRHQKNRARAHRASRLTVLREYAYDVPTSVEGSVQSAPSRRHHYYDMAARNSRRAAYMAYRERHQSQLQQDSSDSASLPRRCRFSEKGSGTLLENGTAVSVEAEQAAPAGSPAASKDTVLLPGSSKSENKSSKWYGLNLVTQNNGTLRKNGQAMPLVNGDSACIKTGLWKHETTV from the exons ATGTTCTCCTCATTGGCTCAGGGAATGTTTGACAGGCTGGTGTCTCTGAAGGCGTT AGAGTTTCAGACACCTTACCTGCTCTGTGACTGTAACCTTCTGTGGCTGCTGCGTTGGATCAAAGACCGTAATGTTTCTGTGAAGAACACAAAGTGCTCATACCCTCAGTCACTCCAGGGTCAGCTCATAACGTCTCTGAGGCCAGAGCTCCTTACATGCG ATGCTCCGCTGGAGCTGCCCTCCTTCCAGCTAACTCCGTCCCAGCGTCAGGTGGTCTTCCAGGGGGACAGCCTGCCGTTCCAGTGTCAGGCTTCGCTCGTGGCTGAGGACATGCAGGTCCTCTGGTACCAGAACGGCCGCATGGTCAAGCCAGATGCCACTCAAGGCATTTTCATAGAGAAGCGCATTGTGCAGAACTGCTCCCTCATCGCCAG TGCCTTAACCATCTCAAACATCCAGCCTGGTTTCACGGGGAATTGGGAGTGTCGTGTCCGGACCAGCCGGGGGAACACAACCAGGGCTGTGCACATTGTGGTGCTGCAAAGTTCTGCCAAGTACTGCGCTCCTGAACGCATCTCCAACAACAAAGGAGAATTCAG GTGGCCCCGCACTCTGGCAGGAATCAAAGCCTACCTTCCCTGCAACTTACCGACGTCCAGCGCACGTTCTTATTCAGGCATCCTGAGTGAAGAACGACAGGCATGGCGTCACTGCAGCCCCGAGGGGCTGTGGACAGAGGGCGACTACTCCCAGTGTCAGTTTCAAAAAGAGGTCACCAGGGGTCTCTACGTCATCAACCAG ATGCCTCTAAACGAGACCAATGTTGTAATCAAAGCTCAAAGCCTGTTGGTGTACACGATCGATGCTGCCAACCTGTCAGACAAGATGGACATCATCTTCATGGCTGAAATGATTGAGAAGCTTGGCGAgtttgtggagaagtttaaagat CTGGGTGAGGTGATGGTCAACATGGCCAGCAACCTGATGCTGGCTGACGAGAGAGTGCTGTGGATGGCCCAGCGTGAAGCCATGGCATGCAGCCGCATCATCGCATCCCTGCAGAAAATATCCGCCTACCGTCTGTCCACGGCGCAAGCTTTCTCCCTG ACGTCCCCCAACATTGCGCTGGAGGCCCACACGGTCAGGGTCAACGACTGGAACGGCATGACCTGCATACTGTTTCAGAGGCCCAGCCCGGAGCGGCTGCCAGGCCACGATCGCCAGCTCACGTTCAAATGCAACACCACCAGCTCCTTCGCCTCTGGCCTCTACAAG AGCACCATAGTGGAGGCTTCGCTGCAGCTCCCGCGGTCTCTCTTCAGTCAGGCTGCTACTCCTGGGCAGACGGACGATAACGTTTACAAGCTCTACCTGCTCGGCTTCCGCAACGGCAAGTTCTTCCCCTCCACCTGGAACACCTCCCTTCTGGCTGacggagggaggaagaggagcgtgGCCACGCCTGTCATCATGGCAAAGATGG ACGGCATCTCTCTGCGTTCCCTGAAGACCCCCATCAACATCACCCTGCGGCGCTTCGCTCGCGGCTCCGATGCCGTCTCTGCCCGCTGGAATTTCAGCCTGGCTGGGGATCAGGGAGGGTGGAGGAGTGAGGGCTGCCGCATCCTGGAGAACCACGACAACTTCACCACCATGTCCTGCAACTCTCTGGGCAATTACGGTCTGCTCATG gACTTGAACACTGTCGAACAGTTCTCTCCAACCATCCAGCCGCTGCATCCAGTCATTTACGCTACAAGtgtcatcctcctcctctgcctgtTCACAATCATCATCAGTTACATCTACTATTACAG GTCTGTTTGTGTGAGTCGCAAGTTTTGGCACATGCTGGTCAACCTCTGCTTTCACATGGCGCTCACCTGTGGGACTTTTGTAGGCGGCATCAATCAAACACGATATGCCAGTGTCTGCCAAGCA GTGGGTATTCTGTTGCACTACTCCACTCTGGCTACCGCCCTGTGGGTGGGCGTGACGGCACGCAACATTTACAAGCAACTTACACGCAAAGCCAAACGCTACGAGGAGCTGGACGAGCCGCCGCCACCCCCTCGACCGATGCTCAG GTTCTACCTGATCGGTGGAGGAATACCCATCATTGTCTGTGGAATCACTGCTGCAGCGAACATAAAAAACTACGGCAGCCAAAGATATTCACCATA TTGCTGGATGGCCTGGGAGCCGAGCATTGGCGCTTTCTACGGACCAGCTGGGTTCATCGTCTTTGTGGACTGCATGTACTTCCTCAGCATCCTGCTGCAGGTGCACCGACACCCTGAGCGGCGCTATGAGCTGAAGGAGTCCAGTGAAGAGCAGCAACATCTGGCTTCAGCCGGCAGTGAGGTCACGCCTGAGGGTCCCAGCAGCCTCTCCCAGCCCCTCACCGTGCAGCTTCAGCCGAACGAGGCCTTGTCCTCCGTGGGGTCGGCTCCCCACGCCGTGCCCCTCTCGGCCCTGGAGAACGAGCACACCTTCACCGCCCAGCTTATCGGGGCAGTGGGGGCTTTAGGTTTGTATTCAGGCCTGTGGGTGTTCGGCGCCATGGCGGTATCACAGGATCATCCTTTCGACATGGCGTTCACCTGCCTCTTCGGGTTGACTGCGCTGGCGCTCGGGGCGTTCATGATGGCGCACCACTGCGTCAACAGACAGGACATGAGGCGGTTCTGGTTGCAGGTCTATTGCTCCAGAAGGCGGGTGTACTCAGCGCAGGAGGAGGTCCTTCTGCCTCAGACAGGCGTCGCTGTGATGGTGACGGCTGAGAAGGCCGACGGCAAGTCAGTAAAATGCAGCCACAGCAGTGCAGATTCTTCGTACACCAACAGGAGCGCCCCGACGAGCATTCGCAACTCCGGCCACGGCAGCAAGCTGACCAACCTGCACGCGGAGGCGGCTCAGTGCAAGGCAGCCTCGGCCCCAGCGACGGCCAACGGCACGGCTGTTCTGGACAGCAGTCTGACCGAGCATTCATTAgacaatgaaattaaaatgcacGTCGCACCGGTGGAGGTGCAGTTCCGCCCTTTGAGCAACATTAGCAATCCGGCAGCTAACGGAAGCACAAGCAGACATCAGAAGAACAGAGCGCGAGCGCACAGGGCAAGCCGGCTGACTGTGCTGCGAGAGTACGCCTATGACGTGCCCACCAGCGTGGAGGGCAGCGTGCAGAGTGCCCCCAGCAGGCGGCACCACTACTACGACATGGCGGCGCGCAACAGTCGCCGCGCAGCGTACATGGCCTACAGGGAACGTCATCAGAGCCAACTGCAGCAGGACAGCAGCGACAGCGCCAGTCTGCCGCGCCGCTGCCGCTTCTCCGAGAAAGGAAGCGGCACTCTGCTCGAGAATGGGACCGCCGTGAGCGTAGAGGCAGAGCAGGCGGCTCCCGCCGGGTCACCAGCTGCCAGTAAAGACACCGTACTGCTGCCAGGGAGCtcaaaatcagaaaacaaaagcagcaagtGGTACGGACTCAACCTAGTCACTCAGAACAATGGCACGCTAAGAAAAAACGGACAAGCGATGCCTTTAGTGAACGGTGACAGCGCCTGCATAAAAACAGGTCTGTGGAAACATGAAACTACTGTATAG
- the adgra3 gene encoding adhesion G protein-coupled receptor A3 isoform X1 produces the protein MRLDWLQLVVVLLLSGLRGSAVPFACKTSDEGPKSGGKSPASDRKVVCSNMELHQVLPADSFPNRTVILILNNNKIQELRNGAFSGLSTLEKLDLRNNLISHIEPGAFLGLKTLKKLDLSNNSISCLNGDVFRGLESLSRLILSGNMFSSLAQGMFDRLVSLKALEFQTPYLLCDCNLLWLLRWIKDRNVSVKNTKCSYPQSLQGQLITSLRPELLTCDAPLELPSFQLTPSQRQVVFQGDSLPFQCQASLVAEDMQVLWYQNGRMVKPDATQGIFIEKRIVQNCSLIASALTISNIQPGFTGNWECRVRTSRGNTTRAVHIVVLQSSAKYCAPERISNNKGEFRWPRTLAGIKAYLPCNLPTSSARSYSGILSEERQAWRHCSPEGLWTEGDYSQCQFQKEVTRGLYVINQMPLNETNVVIKAQSLLVYTIDAANLSDKMDIIFMAEMIEKLGEFVEKFKDLGEVMVNMASNLMLADERVLWMAQREAMACSRIIASLQKISAYRLSTAQAFSLTSPNIALEAHTVRVNDWNGMTCILFQRPSPERLPGHDRQLTFKCNTTSSFASGLYKSTIVEASLQLPRSLFSQAATPGQTDDNVYKLYLLGFRNGKFFPSTWNTSLLADGGRKRSVATPVIMAKMDGISLRSLKTPINITLRRFARGSDAVSARWNFSLAGDQGGWRSEGCRILENHDNFTTMSCNSLGNYGLLMDLNTVEQFSPTIQPLHPVIYATSVILLLCLFTIIISYIYYYRSVCVSRKFWHMLVNLCFHMALTCGTFVGGINQTRYASVCQAVGILLHYSTLATALWVGVTARNIYKQLTRKAKRYEELDEPPPPPRPMLRFYLIGGGIPIIVCGITAAANIKNYGSQRYSPYCWMAWEPSIGAFYGPAGFIVFVDCMYFLSILLQVHRHPERRYELKESSEEQQHLASAGSEVTPEGPSSLSQPLTVQLQPNEALSSVGSAPHAVPLSALENEHTFTAQLIGAVGALGLYSGLWVFGAMAVSQDHPFDMAFTCLFGLTALALGAFMMAHHCVNRQDMRRFWLQVYCSRRRVYSAQEEVLLPQTGVAVMVTAEKADGKSVKCSHSSADSSYTNRSAPTSIRNSGHGSKLTNLHAEAAQCKAASAPATANGTAVLDSSLTEHSLDNEIKMHVAPVEVQFRPLSNISNPAANGSTSRHQKNRARAHRASRLTVLREYAYDVPTSVEGSVQSAPSRRHHYYDMAARNSRRAAYMAYRERHQSQLQQDSSDSASLPRRCRFSEKGSGTLLENGTAVSVEAEQAAPAGSPAASKDTVLLPGSSKSENKSSKWYGLNLVTQNNGTLRKNGQAMPLVNGDSACIKTGLWKHETTV, from the exons AATTCTAAACAACAACAAGATTCAGGAACTGAGAAATGGAGCCTTCTCTGGATTGTCTACGTTGGAAAAGTT GGACTTGCGGAACAACTTGATCAGTCATATTGAGCCGGGAGCTTTCCTGGGATTGAAAACTCTAAAGAAACT GGACCTGTCCAACAACAGCATTAGCTGTCTTAACGGGGACGTCTTTAGGGGCCTGGAGAGCCTGAGTCGACT aatcCTTTCAGGAAACATGTTCTCCTCATTGGCTCAGGGAATGTTTGACAGGCTGGTGTCTCTGAAGGCGTT AGAGTTTCAGACACCTTACCTGCTCTGTGACTGTAACCTTCTGTGGCTGCTGCGTTGGATCAAAGACCGTAATGTTTCTGTGAAGAACACAAAGTGCTCATACCCTCAGTCACTCCAGGGTCAGCTCATAACGTCTCTGAGGCCAGAGCTCCTTACATGCG ATGCTCCGCTGGAGCTGCCCTCCTTCCAGCTAACTCCGTCCCAGCGTCAGGTGGTCTTCCAGGGGGACAGCCTGCCGTTCCAGTGTCAGGCTTCGCTCGTGGCTGAGGACATGCAGGTCCTCTGGTACCAGAACGGCCGCATGGTCAAGCCAGATGCCACTCAAGGCATTTTCATAGAGAAGCGCATTGTGCAGAACTGCTCCCTCATCGCCAG TGCCTTAACCATCTCAAACATCCAGCCTGGTTTCACGGGGAATTGGGAGTGTCGTGTCCGGACCAGCCGGGGGAACACAACCAGGGCTGTGCACATTGTGGTGCTGCAAAGTTCTGCCAAGTACTGCGCTCCTGAACGCATCTCCAACAACAAAGGAGAATTCAG GTGGCCCCGCACTCTGGCAGGAATCAAAGCCTACCTTCCCTGCAACTTACCGACGTCCAGCGCACGTTCTTATTCAGGCATCCTGAGTGAAGAACGACAGGCATGGCGTCACTGCAGCCCCGAGGGGCTGTGGACAGAGGGCGACTACTCCCAGTGTCAGTTTCAAAAAGAGGTCACCAGGGGTCTCTACGTCATCAACCAG ATGCCTCTAAACGAGACCAATGTTGTAATCAAAGCTCAAAGCCTGTTGGTGTACACGATCGATGCTGCCAACCTGTCAGACAAGATGGACATCATCTTCATGGCTGAAATGATTGAGAAGCTTGGCGAgtttgtggagaagtttaaagat CTGGGTGAGGTGATGGTCAACATGGCCAGCAACCTGATGCTGGCTGACGAGAGAGTGCTGTGGATGGCCCAGCGTGAAGCCATGGCATGCAGCCGCATCATCGCATCCCTGCAGAAAATATCCGCCTACCGTCTGTCCACGGCGCAAGCTTTCTCCCTG ACGTCCCCCAACATTGCGCTGGAGGCCCACACGGTCAGGGTCAACGACTGGAACGGCATGACCTGCATACTGTTTCAGAGGCCCAGCCCGGAGCGGCTGCCAGGCCACGATCGCCAGCTCACGTTCAAATGCAACACCACCAGCTCCTTCGCCTCTGGCCTCTACAAG AGCACCATAGTGGAGGCTTCGCTGCAGCTCCCGCGGTCTCTCTTCAGTCAGGCTGCTACTCCTGGGCAGACGGACGATAACGTTTACAAGCTCTACCTGCTCGGCTTCCGCAACGGCAAGTTCTTCCCCTCCACCTGGAACACCTCCCTTCTGGCTGacggagggaggaagaggagcgtgGCCACGCCTGTCATCATGGCAAAGATGG ACGGCATCTCTCTGCGTTCCCTGAAGACCCCCATCAACATCACCCTGCGGCGCTTCGCTCGCGGCTCCGATGCCGTCTCTGCCCGCTGGAATTTCAGCCTGGCTGGGGATCAGGGAGGGTGGAGGAGTGAGGGCTGCCGCATCCTGGAGAACCACGACAACTTCACCACCATGTCCTGCAACTCTCTGGGCAATTACGGTCTGCTCATG gACTTGAACACTGTCGAACAGTTCTCTCCAACCATCCAGCCGCTGCATCCAGTCATTTACGCTACAAGtgtcatcctcctcctctgcctgtTCACAATCATCATCAGTTACATCTACTATTACAG GTCTGTTTGTGTGAGTCGCAAGTTTTGGCACATGCTGGTCAACCTCTGCTTTCACATGGCGCTCACCTGTGGGACTTTTGTAGGCGGCATCAATCAAACACGATATGCCAGTGTCTGCCAAGCA GTGGGTATTCTGTTGCACTACTCCACTCTGGCTACCGCCCTGTGGGTGGGCGTGACGGCACGCAACATTTACAAGCAACTTACACGCAAAGCCAAACGCTACGAGGAGCTGGACGAGCCGCCGCCACCCCCTCGACCGATGCTCAG GTTCTACCTGATCGGTGGAGGAATACCCATCATTGTCTGTGGAATCACTGCTGCAGCGAACATAAAAAACTACGGCAGCCAAAGATATTCACCATA TTGCTGGATGGCCTGGGAGCCGAGCATTGGCGCTTTCTACGGACCAGCTGGGTTCATCGTCTTTGTGGACTGCATGTACTTCCTCAGCATCCTGCTGCAGGTGCACCGACACCCTGAGCGGCGCTATGAGCTGAAGGAGTCCAGTGAAGAGCAGCAACATCTGGCTTCAGCCGGCAGTGAGGTCACGCCTGAGGGTCCCAGCAGCCTCTCCCAGCCCCTCACCGTGCAGCTTCAGCCGAACGAGGCCTTGTCCTCCGTGGGGTCGGCTCCCCACGCCGTGCCCCTCTCGGCCCTGGAGAACGAGCACACCTTCACCGCCCAGCTTATCGGGGCAGTGGGGGCTTTAGGTTTGTATTCAGGCCTGTGGGTGTTCGGCGCCATGGCGGTATCACAGGATCATCCTTTCGACATGGCGTTCACCTGCCTCTTCGGGTTGACTGCGCTGGCGCTCGGGGCGTTCATGATGGCGCACCACTGCGTCAACAGACAGGACATGAGGCGGTTCTGGTTGCAGGTCTATTGCTCCAGAAGGCGGGTGTACTCAGCGCAGGAGGAGGTCCTTCTGCCTCAGACAGGCGTCGCTGTGATGGTGACGGCTGAGAAGGCCGACGGCAAGTCAGTAAAATGCAGCCACAGCAGTGCAGATTCTTCGTACACCAACAGGAGCGCCCCGACGAGCATTCGCAACTCCGGCCACGGCAGCAAGCTGACCAACCTGCACGCGGAGGCGGCTCAGTGCAAGGCAGCCTCGGCCCCAGCGACGGCCAACGGCACGGCTGTTCTGGACAGCAGTCTGACCGAGCATTCATTAgacaatgaaattaaaatgcacGTCGCACCGGTGGAGGTGCAGTTCCGCCCTTTGAGCAACATTAGCAATCCGGCAGCTAACGGAAGCACAAGCAGACATCAGAAGAACAGAGCGCGAGCGCACAGGGCAAGCCGGCTGACTGTGCTGCGAGAGTACGCCTATGACGTGCCCACCAGCGTGGAGGGCAGCGTGCAGAGTGCCCCCAGCAGGCGGCACCACTACTACGACATGGCGGCGCGCAACAGTCGCCGCGCAGCGTACATGGCCTACAGGGAACGTCATCAGAGCCAACTGCAGCAGGACAGCAGCGACAGCGCCAGTCTGCCGCGCCGCTGCCGCTTCTCCGAGAAAGGAAGCGGCACTCTGCTCGAGAATGGGACCGCCGTGAGCGTAGAGGCAGAGCAGGCGGCTCCCGCCGGGTCACCAGCTGCCAGTAAAGACACCGTACTGCTGCCAGGGAGCtcaaaatcagaaaacaaaagcagcaagtGGTACGGACTCAACCTAGTCACTCAGAACAATGGCACGCTAAGAAAAAACGGACAAGCGATGCCTTTAGTGAACGGTGACAGCGCCTGCATAAAAACAGGTCTGTGGAAACATGAAACTACTGTATAG